The genomic stretch GGTGAACAGACATTTAACTGTTGAACGCAGATGAGTGTGCACACCTCACCGTTTGTTGTACCTCAGGTTCTGGAAACACAACTCTAAATGAATGCtaatttttgtttcattgcctgctggatgtgtaaataggcaactaCTCATTGTATATATATCAGCTTGTTGTGGAGCTTCTCTGCTGCCAGTGGCCCAAAAAAGAATGCTGCTTGAATAAgatgatataaataaaaatatatatattttaggactgtctcactctctctctaagTTTTTCTGACTCAGGtaactgtttgtttctttagtattaaatcatattttaaccAGACAGACTTGCCAGACAGAGTTTCCCCTGTAGACTGGCTGACCTCAGCAACAGAAAGAAATTACACAGATAAATCCCATTGTTTTTAACATAACAATATTATATAGCTATGATGGAACTTAACTACTCGGCTAAAATATTAGCTGTGTAAATGATGAAGAggtcaaactgaaaaacatcGCCTGAAATATAATTATGTATTGAGCATGCATGTATGTAAACAGGATAAAGAAAGTGAAAGGATGTTTTGAATCATAAAGAGAAAGGTGAAATGTGTCTCCTCAAACACATTCTCATGAATCAGGCAGGCGGCACACCACAGGAAGACATAACACAACTGAAGACACATGAATGGGGCACCATGTTCCACTGTTGATAAAGAAGAGTTGTTTTTAACTTGATTTACACATTTTGTATCTGGTGGGTTTCTACTGTTTGAGACAATTATACCATGGTTTGCATGATGAATACTTCTACTTGAAGTCTCCTCTGTTGATGTTATGTCATCCTTTGTCCTATGTTTTGTATCATGTAGGGACCTTTTCTGACTGGCCTTTTAATACAGGTACCAGCTATCCAAATCAGTGGAATAAGCTTCTAGAAATTTGCACTTTTACTTGcctgctaaaaaaaacatttatttaagcccAATACAGCTGTGGTCAAATGACAACTCCCACTGCTCTCATCAGCCTGGTTTCCAGCAGCAACAGCTGTCGGACACTGTTAGAGACTGGcaggtaaatggtaaatggactgtacttgtataacgCTTTTCTagtctgaccactcaaagctcttttacactgcatgtcatcattAACACATTCAcaaccattcatacactgatgacaggggctactaTGCAAGgtaccacctgcccatcaggactctaactaacattcacacacatacacacaccgatggcacagccttcgggagcaacttggggttaagtgtttgcccaaggacacatcgaaatgaactgccggagccggggatcgaaccgccgatcctctgattggtgAACATAGTGGGGCATTTACCGgttaaagagacaaatattttgtttgttggagacaaaaacagctacaagagagagaatattggtcTTACATTCTTTCGGTGGACGCTATCACTAACATAATATGCGAATATGCGAGTAACAGGAGGTTGATACCCAAGAACATTTTGGAGTGTGCTTGCTCCAGTTTGTAATCCCACAGACTCTCCCTTCACATTAGCCCAGCAGCTAGGAGGCAGGAAACATGGACTTCATGAGTATTGAGGCGTATTTTGCATTGTTTATTAATAGGCAAACTAACCTTCACTGTGCGTTTACTGCCACTAAACAACTTCACTGCTAACCGTTCCCTCTGCTCTGAGGGCCAACACCTCCTCCTAAGCACATccaccgtctctctctctctcacgctaTCTCTATCAACCTCCCACTGGCTCTGCTCACACTCCATCACTGCCATATAGAAACATGATCATATGCATCAATGTTGATAGAAAAATCGATCAGGAATACTACTGGATCGCAGACTTGGTTTGCAACTTAACAAGGAGTGCAGACTCCTAGGTAAGTTGCAACTTGGCTTACAAATGACTAAATGCAGTCTCATTATAACTTACAACCCGGTCTTACTCCAAACAGCAGCTAGATCAGTCCCTCAGCGTCTGAAGCTTTACTCCACAGATGGTGTGTGAGCTCCGAGCTTGAGCAAAGGCATTTAAGCTCAACAAGTGGTTTGTTACAGTATTTTCCGAAACaccagagggcgtacaaactTTTCTAACGCCAGTTACATAAGAAGTATAGCCTACTTAATTTACATAACAAACGTACTTATTGAACCCCAACCATAagtcttttcctaaatctaaccatGTACTTTTGTTGTGTAAGTTAACcttaaaacaaagtttattttgcagaaagactgtatgcatgtagaTTTCGTGTATTTTGAAAGACATGATGCATGAAAACAAGCAGATTCTGACACACCGTCCATGACACATCCAACAGAAGAGGGGAAACCTTGAGCGGTATAGTTAGAAGTTCAGAGACACAAACGGGAATGTGTTGGCACGTGCAAGCACACGACCAAACACATAAATGATAAGGGAATAAGGGAATAATGAATGATTACGTTTCTGACCCCCCCAAAAACTGCTTCGACATCACTTGACAACGTTTCCAACAACTCATTTAACAatctaaatggtaaatggactgtacttgtatagcgcttttctagtcttccgaccactcaaagcgctttttacattactaatcattcacccaatcacacccattcatacactgatgacaggggctaccatgcaaggtgccacctgaccatcaggaccctaactaacattcatacacatacatacaccgcaggaacagcctgcgggagcaatttggggttaagtgtcttgcccaaggacacatcgacatggactgccggagccagggatcgaaccgccgatcctctgattgggggacgaccctgctctccactgagccacagccgccctgaAGATATTCTGTCAGCAGCGCAGACTACAATATTTATCTAGTCTTGCAttgtagcccctgtcatcagtgtgtgaatgggtgaataatatgtaatgatatgtaatataagctttgagctactgattgtaagtcgctttggataaaagcgtctgctaaatgactgtaatgtaatgtaatgtactcgATTTGTACTGTACATCAACAACATTAACATACgttttatcaaattaatttatcttttaatgttattttacattctcatacataataaaatgttattactGTATCAAACATTTTTTGCAAGAACCTAGATGAAATTTAAAACTATGCAGCAAACAGACTATTTTTGACAAGTCTTTGAGGATTATGGAGATGAAGTATTGTTGAAGGATTTAGGATTTATCCATGTTTTGGACACTGTACATAACTTGGGTCTCTGGTCTgtgctcctcctctgtctctttgccCTCCCCCTCTGTATTTACAAATGAGGTAATCCCAGGATGTCTGTGTAGGCGGTCGGATACAGTCTCACTGCTCAACTGCTAATATAAGACTCTGCATGTAACACCAGTGATCAGGGTTTTTGTGGAGCAGACAGTTTGCGGAGCAGACTTGCCACCATGGGACAAAGTCTGATTGGGCACACACTGCCAGCTGACGCTGCCTGTGGGAATGCAATGATTGATATGGGCCCGGACAGGTCTTTGCTCatcctcctcaaacactgcCGGGACATGAAGCAACAGGAGACGCGCCTCAGAATCATCactctgctcctgctgctcgGCTGTACAGCACTGTTCATTTTTACCATCTGTGTTGATTTAAGGCCCCATGAAAACTCTGTATCCAGTGGACAAGGGGTAAGTATTCTTCGCCGGCTAACGTTTCCTTGCCTTCTTGGTCTGGACATCAATCATGAGAGCATGTTAACCTCATTTTCGTCTTTTATGTAATATTTGGCTGTAGTAGGAATACTTCACGCTTCACAGTTCTCCACCATACCCATGAAGTGAGGAGTGTAGTGGAATTTAAAACTACCTCTACTACATGATTCCTGGATTAATTTAAGTCTGGCACAATATGCTGCATCTGTACAGATGCATACAGTGATTGGAGATGGGGTGCAACTTGAAGGTTTACTTTTACATAGGGGGTTGTGTCCACATTGTTATGAGTGCTGCTTTAATTCACCGCTTCCCAACATAGAGAACAACCTTCAGTCCAGCTACACAGTATATATCTCAATGGACACAGTTGATATGGATGATTAGctcttttctttgacatttccTGCTGGTATCATTGTTAAGACAAGATCACAACAAGATGGCCATAAATAAGTTATCAGACTAAAGTGTTGCGTGTCACgatgaaactgaaaatgtgttttctgttattcCCAGAGTGCAGCTGAGCGGGGTCCATCCCACTCCAAGCAAGTGAGAGTTTCCCCAGCAGGTATGCTGTGTCATTAACTTTATGTTTAATAAGCTGGAATGTAGTATTTGAAAGTAAGAAGATTTCAAATTCcaagtaaaacatttctttactgCTCTCTACTCCCAAAGCACCATGGTATCTCATTTGGTGTCCTAATTTCTAAAACAGACAGCGATGTCATGCTGGTGTTGTATGACAAAGATCAGGGTTTTTCCCTGAAATATGAGCGATCCAGAAGCACTGTGTTGaacccctctcctctctttctctttctatctaCAGATAGTCAAACAAACTTCAAAAGACTGCGCATTCATCTAAGTAAGTGTTCTTTTTAATGAGATTCCAGTATTTGTGCATGCCTTGTGTTTTGGCTGATAGGGactgaaacacaaatgtttatGGAATTCCATATTTTTAGATCTTATTGAAGTTTCATCTATGATAATCATGTGTggtaaagtaataataatattgtgtaTGGACCTAAATATTTGTCCAAAGATGAGCAAACAGTGAGTGCAGCCCGAATGGTTTACAAAGTCTCCAAAACGAAATAGACCAATCGTTAAAAAATCCCATTCAAAAAATGAACATTCCAAATGTTGCAATGCCAACTGTGTTTTCTCAATGTGTCTAAACCCAAACACATCCCCAGAGGTAGGAAACCTTAAAGTTGTAAgttgcatttttgtttataCAACACGACAGCGATGGTTTCACCTCAACAGAGGGTGAATCTACGTGTACATACATCAGTGGCCATATAATATGATGATAATATAATGAATAACAGCAGCACACTCAGCTGAAACTGTTGGAGTGCACGTGAAGGCAAGATGAGAAACAGGCTGCCagaatgattttattttaaaataactcCTTTTCTTTGATCAGGAGATCTGTTTAAACAACGCGTACAGTATCTTAAGATTTTTCAACATAGTGAAAATTTTATAATTTaagacaatacaaaataaatggtaaatggactgtacttgtgtTGCGCTTTTTTAGTCTTCCGAGCACTCAAGACACTCTTatactacatgtcatcattcacccattcacacccattcatacactgatggcagggcaTCAAGACTATGTAAGCATTCATACCCAATCATACACCACAGGCTACACAGGCACAGGTACAGAGAGCagtttggggttaagtgtcttggtAATATCGACATGGACAAGCAGAGCGGGGGATCGAAAATCCgttcctctgattgaaggacaacccgCTCTATCAATAAGCCACAGCTGCCATTGACAACATTACAAAAGGGATTTGTTTCAATGAAATATTTGACTCACTGTATGTCCCTCTTCCTACAGGGTCTGTGTCTGAAGACAACAAAACTGATCCACGATTGATCCGATGGGATGTAGATTTTGGTGAAAACAACTACGACAACAAGAAACGTGCCATTGTGATTCCTGAGGacggcttttattttgtctatgTGTGGGTTGCTTTAGGCTGCCACCAGGTTGACAGAGCTTCAAACTTCAAGGAATTCAAGGTAGCGCTGCACAAATGGACTGAAGGTTACAACTGTAATGTGACATTGATTGAGGCCTGGGATGGCATTACATGCACTCCAGACGGGAAAAGAAGCGTGTTTGTAGGGCAGCTTTTTGAATTGTGGAAAGGAGATCATGTGAGTGTTTGGATCAACCGGGGTTACAAACTGATCACGAAATCAACCTTTGGTGCTTATCTTGCTTAGAGAATATACCTAGATGAAAATACTGTAAGTCGTCTTTGGTGTATGTTTTCATTGTCTCAGTCTAAATAATGTATCTGTGAAATATTTCcttattaaaaagtaaatttaaggTCATCAATCATAACTCAAAATAATTGAGTATTCATGATTGAAAGATATATAGTATATTCAGATGGTTGAAGAAATTACAAGAACTGTCTTGTTGTTCTCCAGAACAGCTTTCATGCTCCTTGACAGAGATTCTACTAGAGGGATGAACAGCATTCTTCCACCTGAAAAGATATTCATTCATGTGGTGGTTTTGATGATGGTGGTGTCTCAAAATTCTCCAATGGGTGTGAGTAAATATCTCCACTCATTCAATGAGTTTCTTCCTTAACATGTTACCTACCGGTCTGCGTAAAATTGACACAACAAACATTTCCATTacctaaattacaaaaaaagatttacctCCAGTAGTATCAAGGCATAGTTTTAgagttatgtttttattgctaAGGTTTTTTACCTAAAAAAGACTGGATGCTATCCACTGCTGAGACTTTTACTGTCACCCCAAAACAACAGAGGGGAATataatttgttgtgtttcaagcatgggactgaaaataaaaaaactctaaACAAATTTATTCAGAATAATTCAAATTTTGACTGAAACTGTCATCAGTTTTCATTGTAAGCTATTCTCTGTCAATGTACTGGGACATTGCTTTAGGAAAGACATACAGTTGACTTGTTCACATTTAATTTCTCATTGTTTTATTCAGCGTAAAGAAGACGATCTATCCACTTCCATTGCATTGAGGTATATTGTAGGGTTATAAATTCAGCATTGTGTTGGATTAAGTAAGGTTTGAATGACTGTGGCTTAGAATGAAGCAACTGATACTGTTGTTTACAGTGTCTCTTAGTTTAGCACAGCATTAGCGTTTTGCTAAAAAATGACTTTTGGTAAAAATCGCTCATTTGTAAAAATCATCTCATACAAGATTTACAACGTGTATAAACACATTAGACATGCTCATTTTCAGCATCAATTTAAAACCATGTGCAAAACGTGCCAGCAATCCATGACAGAGCCAATACCAATGTAAGCATTATGTTGTGTGTACTCAGGGATTCTTTTATGAATTATGAAGCACTAACTCATTTACTACTATGAATAAATTAGCAAAAATAACTTAAGCTAACCGTATTTTGCTTCTTATTCTATCATGAGTTTGTTTTGTGCATTCCTATGGGTTAATCTGTGTCATCGCTAAAACTCTGATAAGAAAgactgttatttattattttgactcATTTGTAGCGTATTGAATGCTGCCATGAGACTATACTACTTTTAAGATTTTTAACTGTACTGGACTCATTGGATATTTTAAATGTCGTCGATTTTACTGTTGGATTACAGACTGATTGTTATATAATCTCTTTAAAAGAActttaacaactttattttcatttgtgcaGTTCATTTGTGTCTCCATTTTGACTTGGAAATTGTGGTGTGATTGGGAACACTTTTGCTGCTGTGGGacattgttatatttattgTGATAATGGACCATACAAATAAACTggacttaaaaataaaacataggtCTTCTTCTACCTTTTCGGAAAACACTACACAGCATGTCCATCACATCAGCAACTGAGAAATCAGTCATGAGAGACTTTTTGTCATAATACTTCCTGGTAGCGGGTCACACTCTGAAGACATAAAAAGGAGGGATTCTGACAATTGACCCACAAGGAatccctttttcattttttgagaGGAGCTCGTCAACTACTTCTGGCTAACAGGTTTTCACAGACATGGGGCACTTTTGGAAGCCAGCAAAGACCTGCTATATGCTTGAACTGAGCCAGTTATAAAGTAATTGAAAAGCATCTATTGGGGCAGTTTGAAATAATGCAGATAGGAGACTTCCTTTTCCTGAGGGAGAAAGGGCCTAACACTTTGGGAGATGACTTACAGGACTGAACACATGATTTGACAGTTCTTGCAGAGCAGTTCCTCGGCAGAGGGAGGTTGCGTGGGAGGAGGTTAGGGTTAGCAAATACTTTATTAATACATATGTTCAACAAGCATgagaatgtaaacaaaagtgaatcCTTATTCAACCGCTCTGTCTGCAGTCTCTCATCTACCGCTACGTTTACACAAGCACGGCACGCACGCTCAGCcagaagcattttatttttaacaaacaagCTTAAACAGACTCTGTCTGTAGTCTAACTGTTTCTTAGTTTGTTCTTGTAAACTTCTCTGttggctgagacaaagcagtcagaggacagaggacaggaggactgGGGACAGAAGGAATGACTGGTATTTCATGtatgtgttcttcattcttaaacttcactcagaaattatatttattctattgacattttagatttgtttccagtgagatatttatgactttatacagtgtaaGTATGtactttgctgttgtaaacattattgTTGCTGCTCTAAAAATAATATGTGTTATAGCtctaaacaataaataaattctaaTCCTGTTCTGTATTATTTGCTCAAAATTCtctacatgtttttaaaataattatttagtCTTGAAGAAGAACCGAGTATTGATAAAAGTAGCTCCTGGTAGTtataaaatcctaaagataactctctttacctgaaggccactctagttcacagacacacatggcAATTGAGGggttttactttttcaacatcctacaatatgatttttataacttttttgacaaactatgcAATGAagtttaatgtcttttttcaacatatgactttaaagtacttttttgacatactatacaatgcctttataacatttttctaaatagtatactatgactattaAAGTACtcttatgacatactttactatgagttttaatgtactttttgacatagtatactaagtccatttgacttattttggcatattatactatggctttttgtgaagttttttgacatactttattatgactttcttttgacttttttggaaatactatactttgaatTTTTCTACTTCAAACAAACTATGATtccttttcaacttttttcaaaatactatattatgagtTTCAAGGCTTTGTTCAATTTTTTTGACAATCTacacaaaaacactattttcatttttttgacttagtatactatgactttttacaactttCTATATTTGTTATATCTATACAAACTGTTCTGTGACTTTATAtcgtcttttttcgacatacttttcCAGGACTATTTTCAATATACacatcgacatactatactgtggcttttttatgacttcgaGGAcatacttttttacatttattttttatttgtatggtATTTCatactatcattttttttgacataatatactataacaGAGCTGCCCCtcttgcctcacagcaagagttttcatgttctccccgtgtcagcgtgggttctctccgggttttccggcttcctcccacagtccaaagacacgCAGCGTAGGTTGATTGATAattctaaattgcccgtaggtgtggatatgagtgtgaatggttgtttgtctctatatgtcagccctgtgatagactggtgacctgtccaggatGAACCCTGCCTTctcccaatgacagctgagctCAGCTCCAGGCCCCCGaagacccttaacaggataagttCAGGATaactatctccaggccttggtcaagccctacacccccgcccgaccacttcgctctgctgcctcggggcgactggttgccccgtcgctcagaggtccctgcggccgatccacccggtcacagcttttttctgtcctggcccctcagtggtggaatgaactccccactgacgtcaggacagcagagtcgctgcccatctttaggcgcaggctgaaaactcacctcttcaagaagtactaccctgagccttcctcgtagcacttattgcactcgtattagttgttgcactcactgtattcgtatcagttcgctgcacttattgaattcgtatttgtttactgcacttatcctattcgtagtagtttgtagcacttattatattcgtattagtctgttgcaattattgttttcgtagtaattttcctctgcactatact from Anoplopoma fimbria isolate UVic2021 breed Golden Eagle Sablefish chromosome 14, Afim_UVic_2022, whole genome shotgun sequence encodes the following:
- the LOC129102690 gene encoding uncharacterized protein LOC129102690 — encoded protein: MGQSLIGHTLPADAACGNAMIDMGPDRSLLILLKHCRDMKQQETRLRIITLLLLLGCTALFIFTICVDLRPHENSVSSGQGSAAERGPSHSKQVRVSPADSQTNFKRLRIHLRSVSEDNKTDPRLIRWDVDFGENNYDNKKRAIVIPEDGFYFVYVWVALGCHQVDRASNFKEFKVALHKWTEGYNCNVTLIEAWDGITCTPDGKRSVFVGQLFELWKGDHVSVWINRGYKLITKSTFGAYLA